The genomic window CTAGCAATGATCGCGCTGATCATCGTGATGTCACTGGTGGGATATGAACGCAGACTGAGACGACGAAGCCGCCGCTGGACAGAGGGTGTCGCTGGTGGCGATTCTCCAGCCTGGCAGCTGCACGGTGTACGCGCCCTGTGCGCTCAGTGCCTAGCCCTCATTCCTCCCACGATCACTTTGGGTGTGCCTCTGCTGTGGGCCATCCTCAACCTCGATCAACTCGAACAAGGGATAGATCCTGATCTAATCCCACTGACAGAACGCAGTCTTGGACTTGGGCTGGCAGCAGCAAGCCTGGCCGTGGTAGCAGGTCTGATACTTGCAATCGCCAAGCGTTGGTCATCAACTCGCTGGATGGGCAACCTCTCATTTGTGGCAGGTATTGGTTATGCCATTCCAGGAGCTGTAATGGCCATTGCGCTGATGCCATTCAACGGTGCTCCATGGAACCTCGCCTGGATTCTGCTGCTGCTGTGGGGCTATAGCGATCGCTTCTTGGCAGTTGCAAAAGGAGGACTCGACGCTGCCTTCGAGCGCCTTTCCCCAAGCCTGGATGAAGCCGCTACTGGACTTGGCTGTCAATGGCAGGAGGTGCTTCGACGCGTTCATCTGCCTTTGCTGAAAGGTCCCCTAGCGGTAGGAGCACTTTTGGTTTTTGTCGACACGGTTAAAGAACTACCTCTCACATTTGTTCTAAGACCCTTTGATTTCGACACCCTTTCTGTACGGCTGTACCAATACGCCGCAGATGAACGCATGGCGGAATCCATCTTGCCAGCACTGATTATCATCGCTCTGGGATTAATCGCTTCGCTGGCATTGGTCCCAGGGCTCGATCAAGGGGAACAAAAAAAGCCTCATTCAAGTAAAGAACCACTCACTTAGTTTTCAATACTTCAAATGATCTTCAACAAGAGTTTTGGGTCGGGCTCAGAAAGGCAGACCCCATTCAAAACCACAGACTCATAACAAGCGAGAATTGCGAAGAGAGACTCGACAGACAAAAAAGCCTCTCCTCCACAACACTTGCTACAGATAAATCACTTATTTGATACGAGATTAGCAGCATCAGAAGACTAAGATATTGGCATCTTTTGATTGAAGACCAGTCCATGGAAAAATATAAAAATGTGCTTCTAATACGCCTATTCCTTGGCCTTGACGCTTTCCTTTCTCTGCGATTGGTCGGGGTTACAGTTGAAATGGGTTCGCCCATTTGGTATACAACCAATGTCCCACTTGGCTAAACACACAATCAAGCAAACTCTCTCTTAGGCCTATACATTGAACGTAGCTTAAGCTCCTTCAAGGCTATTAATACATGGAGCCTCTGATGCTTGGACTTGCCGCTATTGACTCTGATATCAGGCAACGACTAAGCGTCTTTTCTTTTAGCAAAGTTGCAGGGCATGAGTTAATTTCCTCCAGACGATTGGAGCTGTTCATGATCAAGATGAAGCATTAATTTTTCAACCACAAAATTAGCTAAAACCCTTTCGCCTCAGCCCTCTGGGATGAAAGGGACACGTTTCGATTGAACTGAGAGGTGGTCGGCTCATCTTGTGGCTTGGGCTGATCCTTTGTCTTAGGCAATGCCAAAACATTAAAAGCCAATGACCAGCGCTCTCCTTCACCTCGAAAAGGCATCACAGAATGAGGTTGCCATGCGGGGAAAACATAAAACTCACCTGGCACTGGCAAAACATAGTGCGCCATTCCCGTGCGAAAACTTTGGATGTGCCATTCCTCAGGGCCATGAAAACAAAGCTGACCATCAAAACTCTCTGGCCTGATCTGAGATGGCACTTGCAGGAATGCAACACCCGAAAAACTTCCACCATGGGTATGGGTCGGGTTGTAATCACCAGCACGTTGACTGTTCAACCAAACATCCACCATCTGCAGTCGATAGCGGCCTGGTGTCCATGGGCCACGTCCTTGCGGAGGTTGCCGATCAATCACATGACGAATCCAACGTTCACAACCAGGCAAGACAGCTTGATTGCAAAAAATCTGAACTTCTAGTTGATTGAGAGCAAGCTCTCTTTGTTGGTTGAGTTGCCCAGCCAGCTTCAACGATGCATCAGGGCTGTTTTCTGGATTCGCGAGCACCTGAGCCGCAAGACTCTGCAGGCTGCTGAGCACTGAGGGTTCAAGCTGCCCCTTGAGGATGGACCTTGGAAAAAGGTCCATCACTTCGTGATTTAACTTCATTATCTGCAAAACAAGGCGGTAGACCGATGCACGACAGCTAGAGGGCGAATAACGACCCAGGACTTTAATTAAAAAGATTGCAATGGCCTAGCTTTTTAACCCAATGGTAATTGATGAAAACAAGCTTTAACTAGGCCTGCTCAGCCTTAAGGCCTCATGCGTTCACTCGCGTCAATTTGCTTTATCAAGCATTAATCAATATTGCCAAACTAGTGCTATATTATTAAGTTATCTACACGATCTGCAGTTTAGCCATTTTATTGAATAAGTTATAAGGATATTCTTAATCAAGCCTAGGCTTTGTACGAATGCCAATAAGCCCTGATTTGATAACATGGGAGGGTGGCGTTAATCATCTCAATAACAACCTGGCTGGCACGGAAACACTTACTTATTATATTCATAATGCGAGTGGGTACGAGGAAGTTGGTTATGGATATGGCTATACTTACTCCCATTCAACTTATGAAGTAGATTATATAGTCTCTGTATTTAACTCTATAGACACGCATATTGATCTTGACTTCACAAGAGTGTATACATATAGTGGATCTGATTTAGATATATATAATCTTTCTGGTCATAGTGGATGGCGTGACACATATGTAGGTATGACATGGACCATGGGATATGGTGCTTATTCCTGGTTTGATATCGCATGGTTATACACTGGCGACTGGGAATTTGATAGGAACACAATCATCCATGAAATTGGGCATTCACTTGGCTTAGATCACCCAGGTGATAATGGTTACAATCCCGCTTACAATAGTGATGATACTGTGATGTCATATAACGAAGGTCTTAATGGATGGAGTGTAGACTGGACTCAGTCCGATATTGACGCTTTAGTAAGTATTTGGGGAAGAGAAGATGATTACGATTATTTAGATGAACCCATATCAAATCCCTTAGCTGGAGTCCTCTTTGAAGAAGGAGGTGTTTACAGGCTCTATAATTCATTAACCGGAATACACTTATTCTCGTCTAATGAATATGAAATAGATGTCGTCACAGGCCAAGGATGGTTAAACGAAGGCTTGTCTTATAGAACACCAACAGGAGGAGGCGCTAGTCTACATAGGTTCAATGTCCTAGGAGAGGGCAGGCATTTCTATACAGCAAACGACTCTGAAAAAGACCTAATCATGTCCAATCCCGCTACGCAACATTACTATTATGAAGGTGTCGCATTTACTGTATACACTCCTCAGGAAGGTTCTACCGAGGCAGACGGCCTTGCTGTAGTACGGTATTTTAATAATTACACAGGTTCGCATCTTTATTCAACTAATACACAAGAACAAGGTATCCTCAACTCTTCTGCAGAATGGACTAACGAAGGCATTGCGTGGTATGGAGCTGCAGTTTAGCCGCGATACTTGGAGGTGTTATCACTGTGCTATTTAATGGAGCATTAACAAACTAAATCTGACGAGCAAGCTGCTATTCTTTGGATTCAGAGAGAACTTTTTTGTTCAGAAACCTCTACTCTAAAATTTAAGACTCCAGCTATGATTCTATAGCTTGACAGTCATTAAGCGAAATTCTATCCCTAGAATGCCCCAAGAAACCAGAATCTCTCCAGCACTCTCTAACGCAAGGCGCAAGCAACTTCGCAACAAGAAGTGCCGTTGATTCCGATAATTTGACTCAGCCTTTTCAGCCATG from Prochlorococcus marinus str. MIT 9313 includes these protein-coding regions:
- a CDS encoding putative 2OG-Fe(II) oxygenase; protein product: MDLFPRSILKGQLEPSVLSSLQSLAAQVLANPENSPDASLKLAGQLNQQRELALNQLEVQIFCNQAVLPGCERWIRHVIDRQPPQGRGPWTPGRYRLQMVDVWLNSQRAGDYNPTHTHGGSFSGVAFLQVPSQIRPESFDGQLCFHGPEEWHIQSFRTGMAHYVLPVPGEFYVFPAWQPHSVMPFRGEGERWSLAFNVLALPKTKDQPKPQDEPTTSQFNRNVSLSSQRAEAKGF
- a CDS encoding ABC transporter permease; this translates as MTQDAVPSNYGSNRLRKRHWQPDRLFLNSMAILLAVLALWPLIGLIREALQGFINGSASLGVDGPQQIQGTLTLLIGTSLLGGLLGTANGWLLANCRFPGRRALRVAQLLPLATPAYLLSAILIDLGSRNAIRIHGMGWGILIMALTTYPYVFLLSTESFSICGRRQLEACRSLGVGPWNSFRRIALPMALPAIGAGIALMGMEVVNELGAVALLAIPSLSAGIVETWQMEGNPAGAIGLAMIALIIVMSLVGYERRLRRRSRRWTEGVAGGDSPAWQLHGVRALCAQCLALIPPTITLGVPLLWAILNLDQLEQGIDPDLIPLTERSLGLGLAAASLAVVAGLILAIAKRWSSTRWMGNLSFVAGIGYAIPGAVMAIALMPFNGAPWNLAWILLLLWGYSDRFLAVAKGGLDAAFERLSPSLDEAATGLGCQWQEVLRRVHLPLLKGPLAVGALLVFVDTVKELPLTFVLRPFDFDTLSVRLYQYAADERMAESILPALIIIALGLIASLALVPGLDQGEQKKPHSSKEPLT